In the genome of Deinococcus hopiensis KR-140, the window GGCCCGAACGCCTGGAGGACCTTGTGGGTCAGCGCCACCTGTTTGCCCGTGGAGCGCCCCTGGAGGTGGCCCTACGGACCAAGCGTGTGCAGAACCTGATTCTGCACGGCCCGCCAGGTACGGGCAAGACCACCATCGCCCGCGCCCTGGCGAACAGCGTTGAGGGTGAGTTCATCGCCCTGTCGGCCGTGAACGCCGGCAAAAGCGAACTCGCGGACGTGATCAAGCGCGCTGACGCCAACCGGGCGCGTGGCAAGCGGACCATCCTGTTCCTCGATGAGATCCACCGCTGGAACCGTACCCAGCAAGACGCGCTGCTGCCCCAAATCGAGTCGGGTCACATCTCCGTCATTGGGGCGACGACCGAAAACCCGGGCTTCAGCCTGGTCCGGGCATTGCAAAGCCGGGCGCGCATCCTGGAGATTCAGCCCCTCACCGCTGAAGACCTCGGGGAGATCCTGCGCCGGGCAGAGCAGGCGGAAGGGAGGCGGCTTCCACTCACGCCCGAGGGTCGAACAGCGCTGATTGACTCGGCAGATCATGACGCTCGACTCGCGCTGGGCATGGCCGAAGCGGTATGGTTCGCCGAGCCGGACCACGACCTCACGCCCCTGGAGCTTGAGGTGATCGCGCCGAGCGTGCACGGGCGACACGGACGCAACCGCGAAGCGCTGTACGACATGCTCTCCGCCTTCCACAAGTCCATGCGGGGCTCGGATCCCGACGCGGCGCTTCTGTATGCCTTTCGGATGCTCGAGGGCGGTGAGGACATTCGGCAGATTATCCGGCGGGTTCAGGCGTGCGCGTCAGAGGATGTCGGCCTCGCGGATCCTCAGGCGATGGTGCAGGCGGCGTCCGCATGGGCGGCCATTGAGCGCCTGGGGGACGCAGAGGGGTGGTTGCCCCTGGCGCAGGCGATCATCTACGTGGCGGCCGCGCCCAAGAGCAACGCGGTGTACGCGGCGGGCAACGCCGCCCGCCGCCTGGCTCGGGAGACGTCGGACCTTCCACCTCCGCTGTGGATGATGAATGCGCCAACCTCATATCAGGCGTCACTGGGCCGGAAGAAGGGGTACGCGTACGACCATGACTTCCTGGGTGCCTTCTCCGGGCAGACGCGGTTGCCGGAGGCACTGGCGGGTACGGTGCTGTACCAGCCTTCAGAGCGGGGATGGGAGTCCGTGCACCTGAGCAAACGGCTGGCCCACTGGCGAACTCTGCGGGCCAGCGGTGAACTTCAGCCGCGGGCGACAGGGCCCGGGGCTGAACCCTCGGAAGAGGCGGAGGAGGAACGCCGCCTGAAGTGATGGCGCTGCTCCTCCGCTTGCGGGTGAAGGATATGGAACGGGGGTCCACGCGCAGCCCACCACACGCAGGCCTTCGAAGTGCAGCAGGCGAAGACGTCCTCAATGGCCCAGCGCTGACGGTACGCCTGCGGGCTTCGGGGGCGGAGGCCACAGAGTTCAGATCCCCCAACGAGCGCCCTGTTCCTCCAGATGTCCGCGCTGGGGAGCGACTTCAGCCACTGCACAGGGACGTTCCAGCGCTCCAGCAGGGTGCTGAGGGTCACCCGTCCAGAAGCTGCGTTCAGCGGCAATTTCTCTTTCTCCAGCACGCCCGAGTATCCCCTCGCCAGCCCTGGATACGGCCTGGCCCCACCGGGTTCGAGGCTCACCACGACGGAAACGGACCCGGCGTACGTGCCGGCCGCTCGAAGCTGCATCACGCCTCCATGGACCTCTCCGTATGCGGCGACCTGCGAGAGCTCGGGCGTCCATACGGTGACCCTCAGGGCGCCCGCCAGCGAGAATGCCGTGAACGCCAGGC includes:
- a CDS encoding replication-associated recombination protein A, with translation VGFPLTGVLDKTSPAVALEDRMNTLFQHDQRPLAERMRPERLEDLVGQRHLFARGAPLEVALRTKRVQNLILHGPPGTGKTTIARALANSVEGEFIALSAVNAGKSELADVIKRADANRARGKRTILFLDEIHRWNRTQQDALLPQIESGHISVIGATTENPGFSLVRALQSRARILEIQPLTAEDLGEILRRAEQAEGRRLPLTPEGRTALIDSADHDARLALGMAEAVWFAEPDHDLTPLELEVIAPSVHGRHGRNREALYDMLSAFHKSMRGSDPDAALLYAFRMLEGGEDIRQIIRRVQACASEDVGLADPQAMVQAASAWAAIERLGDAEGWLPLAQAIIYVAAAPKSNAVYAAGNAARRLARETSDLPPPLWMMNAPTSYQASLGRKKGYAYDHDFLGAFSGQTRLPEALAGTVLYQPSERGWESVHLSKRLAHWRTLRASGELQPRATGPGAEPSEEAEEERRLK